A window from uncultured Desulfobacter sp. encodes these proteins:
- the hslU gene encoding ATP-dependent protease ATPase subunit HslU: MKDLKPHQIVTELDKYIIGQNDAKKSVAVALRNRWRRRQLEPDLQDEIAPKNIILIGPTGVGKTEIARRLANLTDSPFYKVEASKFTEVGYVGRDVESMIRDLVELTVNMLKGRQQEAVQEKAFKIARERVLDLLLPSQKSNPAFEFDTGGEAPQNSDEKSSEHTRKKLGKMLDEGKLDDRKIDVDVQEKNMPIVEIFSNAGMEEMGINMKDMLGNFMPKNTKSRNVKVKEALALFAQEEAAHLVDMEEVKNEAIVMVEQSGIIFIDEIDKIAGKDKSHGPEVSKEGVQRDLLPIVEGSSVPTKYGTVKTDHILFIASGAFHVSKPSDLIPELQGRFPIRVELSSLGASEFARILTEPKNALVLQYIALLRTEGVHLSFTQEAVDKIARIAVEVNASMENIGARRLHTLMERLLEEILFDAPDVAETTITIDAEFVEKQLADIARNQDLSRYIL; this comes from the coding sequence ATGAAGGATCTTAAACCTCACCAAATTGTAACGGAACTGGATAAGTACATTATCGGCCAGAATGACGCCAAAAAATCAGTGGCAGTGGCGTTGAGAAACCGATGGCGGCGACGGCAGCTGGAGCCGGATCTCCAGGACGAGATTGCACCTAAAAATATTATCCTCATCGGCCCGACCGGGGTGGGTAAAACCGAGATCGCACGCCGCCTTGCCAATTTGACGGATTCCCCCTTTTATAAGGTTGAAGCATCCAAATTTACCGAGGTGGGATATGTGGGCCGGGATGTGGAGTCCATGATCCGGGATTTGGTGGAACTTACCGTTAACATGCTCAAAGGCCGTCAGCAAGAGGCGGTTCAAGAAAAGGCATTTAAAATCGCCCGGGAACGGGTGCTGGATCTTTTATTGCCTTCCCAGAAAAGCAACCCGGCGTTTGAATTTGATACCGGTGGAGAGGCACCGCAAAACTCTGATGAGAAGTCTTCGGAACACACCCGGAAAAAGCTTGGCAAAATGCTTGATGAGGGCAAGCTTGACGACCGTAAAATTGACGTTGATGTCCAGGAGAAAAATATGCCCATAGTAGAGATTTTCTCCAATGCCGGAATGGAGGAGATGGGCATCAATATGAAGGATATGCTCGGCAATTTCATGCCCAAAAACACCAAAAGCCGCAATGTAAAGGTTAAAGAGGCCCTGGCGCTGTTTGCCCAGGAGGAGGCGGCCCATCTGGTGGACATGGAAGAGGTGAAAAACGAGGCCATCGTCATGGTGGAGCAGTCCGGCATTATTTTCATCGATGAGATTGATAAGATTGCGGGCAAAGACAAGAGCCATGGACCCGAAGTATCCAAAGAAGGGGTGCAAAGGGATTTGCTGCCCATCGTGGAAGGCAGTTCGGTGCCCACCAAATACGGTACCGTGAAAACAGATCATATTCTGTTTATCGCCTCGGGGGCTTTTCATGTGTCCAAGCCTTCGGATCTTATCCCGGAGCTGCAGGGTCGGTTTCCCATCCGGGTGGAACTCTCCTCTTTGGGGGCGTCTGAGTTTGCCCGTATTCTCACCGAGCCTAAAAATGCTCTAGTGCTGCAGTATATTGCGTTGCTGCGCACCGAAGGGGTTCACTTAAGCTTTACCCAGGAGGCAGTGGATAAAATTGCCCGGATTGCGGTTGAGGTAAATGCTTCCATGGAAAATATCGGTGCAAGGCGGCTGCATACGCTCATGGAGCGTTTGCTTGAAGAAATTTTATTCGATGCCCCGGATGTGGCTGAAACGACGATTACCATTGATGCTGAGTTTGTTGAAAAACAGTTGGCAGATATTGCCAGAAACCAGGATTTAAGCAGGTATATATTATGA
- a CDS encoding tyrosine recombinase XerC translates to MILDDYLMALEAEKGYSAHTLRAYFTDIKSFILFYLDTCNCTDENWQQTFEKMVQQVDKMIVRRYLAAQTALKKSKKTLSRRLSALNSFFDYLVRSGLISLNPADTIPFPKLEKTLPKAMSIDDIFRLLDTMKCDTWMEKRNLAMFETFYSTGMRIGELHMLNIQDIDFDAGLIRVLGKGNKERVMPVGKRALDAVQTYRADLKENFSAVFLNKNFARLGRRSIRRILDKVVMECGLGLKISPHTLRHTFATHMLDCGADLRGIQEILGHASLSTTQVYTHVSMDRLMAVYDKAHPRR, encoded by the coding sequence ATGATTCTTGATGACTATCTCATGGCCCTGGAAGCCGAAAAAGGGTATTCCGCCCATACACTCCGGGCCTATTTTACAGATATAAAAAGCTTTATCCTCTTTTATCTGGATACCTGCAACTGCACGGATGAGAACTGGCAGCAGACCTTTGAAAAAATGGTTCAACAGGTGGACAAGATGATTGTCCGCAGATATCTTGCCGCCCAGACGGCGTTGAAAAAAAGCAAAAAAACCCTTTCAAGACGCCTGTCCGCTTTAAACTCTTTTTTTGATTACCTGGTGAGATCCGGTCTGATCTCCTTGAATCCTGCAGATACCATCCCGTTTCCAAAACTTGAGAAGACCCTTCCCAAGGCCATGAGTATTGATGATATTTTCAGGCTCCTGGACACCATGAAATGTGATACCTGGATGGAAAAACGAAATCTTGCCATGTTTGAGACCTTTTATTCCACAGGCATGCGCATCGGCGAGCTTCATATGCTCAATATCCAGGATATTGATTTTGATGCCGGGTTGATCCGGGTGCTGGGCAAGGGGAATAAGGAACGGGTCATGCCCGTGGGCAAGCGCGCCCTGGATGCGGTTCAAACCTACCGGGCTGATCTTAAAGAAAATTTTTCTGCGGTGTTTTTAAATAAAAATTTTGCCCGGCTTGGCAGGCGCTCCATTCGGCGCATTCTTGATAAAGTCGTCATGGAGTGCGGTTTAGGCTTAAAAATATCCCCCCACACCCTGCGGCATACCTTTGCCACCCATATGCTGGACTGCGGTGCAGATCTTCGGGGAATTCAGGAAATTCTCGGCCATGCCAGCCTCTCCACCACCCAGGTGTATACCCATGTGAGCATGGATCGCCTGATGGCGGTGTACGACAAAGCTCATCCCCGACGCTAA
- the coaBC gene encoding bifunctional phosphopantothenoylcysteine decarboxylase/phosphopantothenate--cysteine ligase CoaBC — MSLHGKHIFLGVTGGIAAYKCVELLRLFKKAGADVVVGMTQAAARFVGPATFEVLSENPVLLDLWEGPGSGVSHIEVASKSDLAVIAPATANCIGKLAHGIADDALTTTMLAMTCPVLICPSMNTDMYQNMRVQKNLDLLEETGIHILDPDSGVLACKTTGAGRLPEPWFIFDRACAFFYKNDLKGKTVLVSAGPTVEPIDPVRFISNHSSGKMGYAIAGAAEKRGAKVILVSGPVSLDPPVGVTYVPVGSCEEMYNAMFEHLDQADIIIKVAAVGDFKPVSVQGHKIKKTGDQDHMTLELIQNKDILKAIGLKKRKDQYLVGFAAETRDLETYALGKMEKKQLDMIAANIVGKSGSGFQADTNKVKLFTRDGQVTDLPLMPKEEVAHAILDAVVKAVS, encoded by the coding sequence ATGTCATTGCATGGTAAACACATTTTTTTAGGTGTGACCGGCGGCATTGCCGCATATAAATGTGTCGAACTGCTTCGGCTTTTCAAAAAGGCCGGGGCCGATGTCGTCGTGGGCATGACTCAGGCGGCCGCCCGTTTTGTCGGACCTGCCACTTTTGAGGTGCTCTCGGAAAACCCAGTGCTGCTGGATTTGTGGGAAGGGCCCGGCTCAGGGGTTTCTCACATTGAAGTGGCGTCCAAGTCGGATCTTGCGGTCATCGCACCTGCCACGGCCAACTGCATCGGCAAACTGGCCCACGGCATTGCCGACGATGCGTTAACCACCACGATGCTGGCCATGACCTGCCCTGTTTTGATTTGTCCGTCCATGAACACGGATATGTACCAGAATATGAGGGTGCAGAAAAATCTGGATCTGCTGGAGGAAACAGGCATCCACATCCTGGACCCGGATTCAGGGGTGCTCGCCTGTAAAACCACAGGTGCCGGACGCCTGCCGGAACCCTGGTTTATTTTTGACCGGGCCTGTGCCTTTTTTTATAAAAATGATCTTAAAGGAAAAACCGTTTTGGTTTCTGCCGGTCCCACGGTGGAGCCCATTGACCCCGTGCGCTTTATCAGTAATCACTCTTCTGGGAAAATGGGTTATGCCATTGCCGGGGCCGCTGAAAAAAGAGGGGCCAAGGTTATCCTTGTCTCCGGCCCCGTCAGCCTTGATCCGCCTGTCGGTGTAACCTATGTGCCTGTGGGATCCTGTGAAGAGATGTACAATGCCATGTTCGAGCACCTGGATCAGGCCGATATCATTATTAAAGTCGCGGCTGTGGGGGATTTTAAGCCTGTGTCGGTTCAGGGCCATAAAATCAAAAAAACCGGGGATCAGGATCATATGACCCTTGAATTGATCCAGAACAAGGATATCTTAAAGGCCATTGGGCTCAAAAAGAGAAAAGACCAGTATCTGGTGGGCTTTGCGGCAGAGACCCGGGACCTTGAAACCTATGCCCTGGGCAAGATGGAGAAAAAACAGCTGGACATGATCGCAGCCAATATTGTGGGAAAAAGCGGTTCCGGCTTCCAGGCGGACACCAATAAAGTCAAACTGTTCACCCGGGACGGACAGGTTACGGACCTGCCTTTGATGCCAAAAGAAGAGGTTGCCCACGCCATTCTGGATGCTGTGGTCAAGGCGGTTTCTTAG
- the hslV gene encoding ATP-dependent protease subunit HslV, whose amino-acid sequence MDNEQFHGTTILAIRTRDMVVVAGDGQVTLGNIVTKHKARKVRRIYNNRIITGFAGATADALTLAEKLEEKLDQFSGSLTRACVELAREWRTDKYLRRLEAMMIAADKENLYLLSGNGDVIEPDEGVISIGSGSTAAQAAATALIENTDLDPVQIVEKAMKIAGDICIYTNHHVTIETIGNN is encoded by the coding sequence ATGGATAATGAACAATTTCACGGGACCACAATTCTTGCCATCAGAACCAGAGACATGGTAGTGGTTGCAGGTGACGGACAGGTGACATTAGGCAATATCGTAACCAAACATAAAGCCCGCAAGGTTCGACGCATTTACAACAATCGGATTATTACCGGATTTGCAGGGGCCACGGCCGATGCGTTGACCCTGGCTGAAAAACTTGAGGAAAAGCTGGATCAGTTCAGTGGCAGTCTGACCCGGGCGTGTGTGGAACTTGCCCGGGAGTGGCGTACGGATAAATATCTTCGCCGCCTTGAGGCCATGATGATTGCGGCCGATAAAGAAAACCTGTATCTTCTATCGGGTAACGGGGATGTGATTGAACCGGATGAAGGTGTTATCAGTATCGGGTCCGGCAGCACCGCAGCCCAGGCGGCAGCGACCGCTTTGATTGAAAATACGGATCTTGACCCGGTGCAGATTGTGGAAAAGGCCATGAAAATTGCCGGTGATATCTGTATATATACCAATCACCATGTGACAATAGAAACGATTGGAAATAATTGA
- a CDS encoding uracil-DNA glycosylase, producing MDDFNGNTSQNSDCGHGVVQALNALSRFLKFQKSLGNQSMTLGADAFQLLERWGTPSWPPPPFVAQGPESARIVIVDSEGTFFEGASGSLLVKMLGAMHLAPSDVYICNTSDNASLTRHIVAHKPSVVVALGEKACRMLKGTDEPLAKIRGYFFQCHGVSVMVTHHPSVLVKIPGLKRQAWEDLKQVMAFTGLDGHDS from the coding sequence ATGGATGATTTTAACGGTAATACTTCCCAAAATTCAGACTGTGGCCACGGGGTTGTCCAGGCGCTTAATGCATTAAGCCGGTTTTTGAAATTCCAAAAAAGTTTGGGAAATCAATCCATGACCCTGGGAGCGGATGCCTTTCAACTTCTTGAAAGATGGGGGACACCGTCATGGCCGCCACCGCCCTTTGTTGCCCAGGGCCCTGAAAGTGCGCGTATTGTAATTGTGGACAGTGAAGGGACCTTTTTTGAGGGGGCGTCCGGCAGCCTTTTGGTGAAGATGCTTGGCGCCATGCATCTTGCACCGTCCGATGTATATATTTGCAATACATCGGACAATGCATCACTTACCCGCCATATAGTGGCGCACAAACCCAGTGTTGTTGTGGCATTGGGCGAAAAAGCCTGTCGGATGCTCAAGGGGACGGATGAACCCCTGGCAAAGATCCGGGGGTATTTTTTTCAATGTCACGGGGTCTCGGTCATGGTCACCCATCACCCGTCGGTGCTTGTAAAAATTCCTGGGCTGAAACGCCAGGCCTGGGAAGATCTGAAACAGGTCATGGCGTTCACAGGACTGGACGGTCATGATTCTTGA
- the argB gene encoding acetylglutamate kinase produces the protein MKNTVADILIEALPYIRQFSGKTVVIKYGGHAMVDEELKTNFSKDICLLKTIGVNPVVVHGGGPQINEVLKTMGITSTFIKGMRYTDNATMDVVEMVLGGKVNKDVVSRINLEGGRAVGLSGKDAGLILAEKMTIYHQEDASKPPEIIDPGMVGDVSQVNPEIIHTLTGQGFIPIIAPVGVGSKGETYNINADVVAARIASALNAERLILVTDVDGVLDSDKNLISSVNESQAREMIQDNRISGGMIPKVECGLSALNAGVKKAHIINGKIAHAVLLELFTDSGIGTQLFAGDI, from the coding sequence ATGAAAAATACTGTTGCAGATATATTGATAGAGGCCTTGCCCTATATTCGGCAATTTTCCGGAAAAACCGTGGTGATCAAATATGGCGGACACGCCATGGTGGATGAAGAGCTGAAAACTAATTTCTCCAAGGATATCTGTCTGCTCAAGACCATTGGGGTTAATCCGGTGGTGGTTCATGGCGGCGGTCCCCAGATCAATGAGGTTCTTAAAACCATGGGGATCACCTCTACGTTTATTAAGGGGATGCGCTACACGGACAATGCCACCATGGATGTGGTGGAGATGGTTCTAGGCGGTAAGGTGAACAAGGATGTGGTCTCCCGAATTAATCTCGAAGGCGGGAGGGCCGTGGGTCTTTCGGGCAAGGATGCCGGGCTGATTTTAGCCGAAAAAATGACCATTTACCACCAGGAAGATGCGAGTAAACCGCCTGAGATTATTGATCCGGGAATGGTGGGGGATGTCTCCCAAGTGAACCCTGAAATTATTCATACGCTGACCGGTCAGGGCTTTATCCCCATTATTGCGCCGGTGGGCGTGGGCAGCAAAGGCGAAACCTATAATATCAATGCCGATGTGGTGGCGGCGAGAATTGCCAGTGCCCTGAACGCCGAACGTCTTATCCTTGTCACGGATGTGGACGGGGTACTGGACAGTGACAAAAATCTTATCTCATCGGTGAACGAATCCCAGGCCCGGGAGATGATCCAGGACAACCGGATTTCAGGGGGCATGATTCCAAAGGTGGAATGCGGACTTTCCGCCTTGAATGCCGGCGTTAAAAAGGCCCATATCATTAACGGGAAAATCGCCCATGCGGTGCTGCTGGAGCTGTTTACGGACTCCGGCATCGGTACCCAGTTGTTTGCGGGCGATATTTAA